CCAGCCCCTGTCCAAAATGCCATTGCCAAACGCGATTCACCAGCACCCGTGCGGTGAGCGGATTCGTGGGGCGCGTGAGCCAATCGGCTAGCTCTTTTCGGCCGCTTCCAGCATTCGCAGGAACCGTTTCCCCACCAAGCACTTCCAGGAATCGGCGCGGCACTTCGTCTCCCAAACGTTCGGGCTCGCCACGCTGCTGAATGCGCACATTCACGGGCGCAGCTTCGCTCACGCCGTAAGCCACGTCATAAACGGGCTGCGACGCGAGTGCAGTGCGCCGCTCCGTTAGGGACTTGATCTGCGCGTCGAGCTGCTCGGGGTTCACCGCCGAACTGGCCACTTTGCGATCTGGTGCCACATCTCCCGGCTTACCAAACGGCGCGACTTGCAATCCAAGATTATCGAGATCACGCGCGGCAGCAGCACCAGCGACATGCCCAATCCCATCGCAAATGAAACAGTCGATCACTCCATCCCACTGAGCTCCGAGCTTCTTCCCTTCAAATGCCGTGGAGTCGCTCGCTGACGCAATGATCCCTGCGTAAGTTTTCTTCGCCGGATCGATTGTCAGGCGCAAGGTGTACCATGTGCCGGGCTCGACGCGCCGAATCACTTCCCAGTCGGAGCCACTGCGAATCGCAAACTCGGTGGGAGTCACACTACATTCGATCGCCAGCGATTCCACAACACCGCGCCCTAAGTAGAACCGATAGGCCCCTTTTTGCGTCGCCTCAGCGACGGTGCGGAAGTCGATCGTAAAATGCATCGAGCGATCGGGTGTCGCGCGAAGTTTTTCAGGGAAAACGTAGCGAATACCGTCGTGCGTTTGACCACTCCCGACACGCACGCCTCGCGTTCCGGCACCATGCACATGGGTAAACGGACTTTGTGCCTCCGCGAGGATTTCAATCGGACCTGCGTGAAACCAAGGGTCCCCCGGAGGTTTGCCGATCGCTTGCGCTTCGAGATCGAGGTCGATTCCCCCCGCGAACCACTTGGGGTCGAGCATTTTGCGATTGAGCTCGAGCGTACTGATTTCGCGATCGAGCTGAGCCAGCTGCTCGGCTTTTGTTTGATCGAGCTCGGCTGCCGTGGCGGGTGGAACCAGTGGTAAAAAATCGGCCGGCCGCTGATGCTCTTCACCTCCAGGAAAGGCCCATTTGGTGCTCTTGAAAATGCCGTAGATCGCGTAGTAATCGGCCGCGGAGATCGGATCGTACTTGTGGTTGTGGCAGCGGGCACAGCCGAGGGAAAGTCCGAGGACCGAGCGCCCCAAGGAATCGATCGCATCGGCGAAATCGAGATGCTCAAAATCGGGGGAGGGCTTATAGCCATAGCGTTTGCCGATGGCCAAAAAACCGGTCGCGGTCACCAGGCGCGCATACTCCTGCGGTGAAATCTCGGAGAGCGTTTCACGCGCCAGGATATCGCCGGCGATCTGCTCGCGCAGGAACTGGTCGTAAGGGAGGTCGGCATTCATGGCCGCAATCACCCAGTCGCGATACTTGCCAGCTTCGCGCACCGGATAATCGGCCCCATCACCAGCAGTGTCGGCATAGCGCGCAACGTCGAGCCAATGCCGTCCCCAGCGCTCGCCATAAGCAGGGGAGGCGAGGAGCCGATCAACGAGCGCAGCAAAAGCGTTCTCGGATTGGTCAGCGACAAAAGCATCGATCTCGGCAGGTGTGGGAGGAAGTCCGGTGAGGTCGAGCGTCGCGCGGCGAGCGAGGGTGCGCCGGTCGGCATCAGCGACCGGCAAAACTCCCGTTTTCTGCTGCTGTTGCCAGACAAATGCATCGATCGGAGTGCGCGACCAGTGGTCGTCAGCCGCGCGAGGAACCGCTGGCTTTTTCACCGCTTGAAACGACCAGAACGAGCGCGCCTGGGCCAGTGTCAGCTGCTGCTGAGTGGCATCAGGGGACTCGCGACGCGGATCGACTGCGCCACGCTTGATCCAGGTTTCGAGGTCGGCAATCTCGGCGTCTGAGAGCTTTCCATCGGGTGGCATTTCGAGTTCGGAATCGGTGTGACGCACCGCCCGGATCAGCAAACTCGCTTCTGGCTTTCCGGCGACGAGCACCGCGCCACGGTCGCCACCACGGAGCCAAGCATCGCGCGAATCGAGTCGTAAACCACCTTCGGCTTTTTTCGCGCCGTGACACTCCTCGCAATGTTTCACCAGCAGCGGGCGAACACGTGTCTCGAAGAAATCGTCGTCGTTTTCGCTCCGGACTTTCGGAGTTAGAACGAGCAAGCTTGCAGCGGCGAGGCAAATGGCGAGCCACGCTCGCGCGGGAAGAAAAAGGATCGCTCGCGTGCCGACCATCCTAGTGCTTGAAGACATTACGCTGGCTCATGCCGATCGGCTCTCGAGGAAGGCTTGAATTCCGCATCTACGTGCCGAACGTAGGTGCAATCGCATCTGCTGGTCCGCCTCCACCGGATCGCGCCGCTCGATCGGCTCGACCAGTTTCATGTGCGTGCAGCTCAAATCCCCGACGCGGCTGTAAACCGTCACCTGACTCACAAACATCTGCAGCAGTTGCAGATCGGTCAGTTCCTGAACCAGCCGCCGACAGCGACTCATCTTGGCAATTTTTAAATGAAATTCCTGGTCGAGGCGAACCGATT
This window of the Pirellula staleyi DSM 6068 genome carries:
- a CDS encoding PSD1 and planctomycete cytochrome C domain-containing protein gives rise to the protein MSSSTRMVGTRAILFLPARAWLAICLAAASLLVLTPKVRSENDDDFFETRVRPLLVKHCEECHGAKKAEGGLRLDSRDAWLRGGDRGAVLVAGKPEASLLIRAVRHTDSELEMPPDGKLSDAEIADLETWIKRGAVDPRRESPDATQQQLTLAQARSFWSFQAVKKPAVPRAADDHWSRTPIDAFVWQQQQKTGVLPVADADRRTLARRATLDLTGLPPTPAEIDAFVADQSENAFAALVDRLLASPAYGERWGRHWLDVARYADTAGDGADYPVREAGKYRDWVIAAMNADLPYDQFLREQIAGDILARETLSEISPQEYARLVTATGFLAIGKRYGYKPSPDFEHLDFADAIDSLGRSVLGLSLGCARCHNHKYDPISAADYYAIYGIFKSTKWAFPGGEEHQRPADFLPLVPPATAAELDQTKAEQLAQLDREISTLELNRKMLDPKWFAGGIDLDLEAQAIGKPPGDPWFHAGPIEILAEAQSPFTHVHGAGTRGVRVGSGQTHDGIRYVFPEKLRATPDRSMHFTIDFRTVAEATQKGAYRFYLGRGVVESLAIECSVTPTEFAIRSGSDWEVIRRVEPGTWYTLRLTIDPAKKTYAGIIASASDSTAFEGKKLGAQWDGVIDCFICDGIGHVAGAAAARDLDNLGLQVAPFGKPGDVAPDRKVASSAVNPEQLDAQIKSLTERRTALASQPVYDVAYGVSEAAPVNVRIQQRGEPERLGDEVPRRFLEVLGGETVPANAGSGRKELADWLTRPTNPLTARVLVNRVWQWHFGQGLVTTPSDFGVRGEQPSHPELLDYLASEFMVQGWSMKWLHRQIMLSRTYQLASADHAENLQKDPGNRWLWRFSRRRLDAESIRDSMLAVSGGLDRSEPQPHPFPAVESWRFSIHNPFFAVYPSNHRSVYLMVQRNRRHPYLALFDAADPNQSVDSRHATTTPPQALFLMNSPFVHEQATLFARRIIASSTEDPARIRFAFETAQGRPPADAELTAAQEFVAAYRQKLAGNSDESPVWGALARVLLTSNAFLYLE